One window of Chryseobacterium indologenes genomic DNA carries:
- a CDS encoding cell wall anchor protein has translation MKTQLFSIALLVSSFTFAQSWNITGNSGTNSSNNFIGTTDNQPLVLKSNNIESLRIKPNGNIGIGTTSPDAKLHVAQDNTNNQNLVLGKFTSFGPTGGSAIVNLTYNSTTANLEVNSTYSGSNFRYGTYGDFNIENEITTPDFGAINFITNKKVQLAIKPNGNASLQGKLEAKEVKVTLTPTADFVFDEKYDLPKLEEVEKHIKEKKHLPEIASAKVMEKEGVNVGEFQIKLLQKIEELTLYSIEQNNQIKQLKNENEALKAQSAKIEKLEQQVQKLLSTQK, from the coding sequence ATGAAAACACAATTATTTTCGATTGCACTGCTAGTGTCATCATTTACATTTGCTCAAAGTTGGAATATCACAGGAAATTCAGGGACAAACTCATCCAATAATTTTATTGGAACTACAGATAATCAACCTTTGGTTCTGAAGTCTAATAATATTGAGAGTCTTCGAATTAAGCCTAATGGGAATATTGGAATAGGTACTACAAGTCCCGATGCTAAATTGCATGTAGCTCAGGATAATACTAATAACCAAAATTTAGTTTTAGGAAAGTTTACATCTTTCGGGCCAACCGGAGGTAGTGCCATAGTCAATTTAACATATAATAGTACTACCGCTAATCTGGAAGTAAATTCTACATATTCAGGCAGTAACTTCAGATATGGAACTTATGGTGACTTTAATATTGAAAATGAGATTACAACCCCGGATTTTGGAGCGATTAATTTTATTACAAACAAGAAAGTACAACTTGCCATTAAGCCCAATGGAAATGCTTCGTTACAAGGTAAACTTGAAGCCAAAGAAGTAAAAGTAACCCTAACTCCTACTGCTGATTTTGTATTTGATGAAAAATATGATCTTCCAAAATTAGAAGAAGTTGAAAAACACATTAAAGAAAAAAAGCACCTTCCTGAAATTGCTTCTGCTAAAGTAATGGAAAAAGAAGGTGTAAATGTGGGTGAATTCCAAATAAAATTATTGCAGAAAATTGAAGAGCTTACTCTTTATTCAATTGAGCAGAATAACCAGATTAAACAGCTCAAAAATGAAAATGAAGCTCTAAAAGCCCAATCTGCTAAAATTGAAAAGCTTGAGCAGCAGGTTCAGAAATTATTATCAACACAAAAATAA
- a CDS encoding DUF6660 family protein, with protein MNLLRWILAIYFMALSLMPCEDTSHPLNTGDNKVSLSINSAHSTEKGDICSPLCACSCCQMTVSAFKMDPLLEIPNQIPAYFSKKILFHKNDFAYQIYDPIWQPPKI; from the coding sequence ATGAACCTCTTAAGATGGATACTGGCAATTTACTTTATGGCGTTATCACTGATGCCATGTGAAGACACGTCTCATCCATTGAATACAGGTGATAATAAGGTTTCATTAAGTATTAATAGTGCTCATTCTACAGAAAAAGGAGATATATGTTCTCCATTGTGTGCTTGTAGCTGTTGCCAGATGACTGTCTCAGCATTTAAGATGGATCCACTATTGGAAATTCCAAATCAGATTCCTGCTTATTTTTCAAAGAAGATTCTATTCCACAAAAACGATTTTGCTTACCAGATTTACGATCCTATCTGGCAGCCTCCTAAAATTTAA